Part of the Prevotella communis genome is shown below.
GTCCAGTTTATACTTTGAAATATCGGTTCCAAACGACAGATTCAGACTCTCGAGCAAATCATCAAGCTCAGTGAGCGATTTCTTACCAAAGTTACGGAACTTCAGGAGGTCAGTCTTATTGTACTGTACGAGATCACCAAGTGTCTCTACATCGGCAGCCTTCAGACAGTTCAGGGCACGAACAGAGAGGTTCATGTCAACGAGCTTGGTCTTGAGCAACTGACGCATGTGCAGTACCTCCTCATCAAACTCCTGGTTGCCCTCGACATCGTTGGTCTCGAGGGTAATCTTCTCATCAGAGAAGAGCATGAAGTGATAGATAAGGATCTTAGCAGCCTCTTTCAGGGCGTCCTTTGGGTGAATGGAACCATCCGTTGTGACTTCCAGCACGAGCTTATCGTAGTCGGTCTTCTGCTCAACGCGGAAAGGCTCTACTGCGAATTTCACGTTACGGATAGGAGTGTAGATAGAATCGATGGGAATGACATTCACGTCAGTGCAGAACTCACGGTTCTCATCTGAAGGAACGTATCCACGACCTTTGTTAATGGTCAGATCTATCTGCATTGAAGCCTTAGAGTCGAGATGACAAATCACCAAATCGGGATTTAACACTTCAAATCCAGTCAGATACTTGCCGATATCACCGGCCTTGAACTCGGTTGAATTCTCGACGGTGATGCTGACTTTCTCGTTCTCGAATTCTTCAACTATTTGCTTGAATCGAACTTGCTTCAGATTCAAGATAATGT
Proteins encoded:
- a CDS encoding DNA-directed RNA polymerase subunit alpha → MAILAFQKPDKVVMLEANERFGKFEFRPLEPGFGVTIGNALRRILLSSLEGYAINTIRIAGVEHEFSSVPGVKEDVTNIILNLKQVRFKQIVEEFENEKVSITVENSTEFKAGDIGKYLTGFEVLNPDLVICHLDSKASMQIDLTINKGRGYVPSDENREFCTDVNVIPIDSIYTPIRNVKFAVEPFRVEQKTDYDKLVLEVTTDGSIHPKDALKEAAKILIYHFMLFSDEKITLETNDVEGNQEFDEEVLHMRQLLKTKLVDMNLSVRALNCLKAADVETLGDLVQYNKTDLLKFRNFGKKSLTELDDLLESLNLSFGTDISKYKLDKE